In the genome of Colletotrichum lupini chromosome 8, complete sequence, one region contains:
- a CDS encoding MCM2/3/5 family protein, which yields MDSFMLQDAAALDRVRAAQEFLDPQNDSQGRSYRSAIILMLQKQQRRLVVNLDQLRAHNAELASGILQDPFDYSLAFNHALKQIVKTLPQSGDAEKLNEISYYCAWAGSFGMNACNPRTLSSQHLNSMVSLEGIVTRCSLIRPKVVKSVHYNENKDVFHFREYQDQTMTNGVTTSSAYPQEDDEGNPLTTEYGFSTYRDHQTVSIQEMPERAPAGQLPRGVDVILDDDLVDKVKPGDRVQLVGIYRTLGNRNTNHNSALFKTVIIANHILLLSSKSGGGVATATITDTDIRNINKVAKKKNLLDLLSQSLAPSIYGHAYIKKAILLMLLGGMEKNLENGTHLRGDINILMVGDPSTAKSQLLRFVLNTAPLAIATTGRGSSGVGLTAAVTSDKETGERRLEAGAMVMADRGVVCIDEFDKMSDIDRVAIHEVMEQQTVTIAKAGIHTSLNARCSVVAAANPIFGQYDTHKDPHKNIALPDSLLSRFDLLFVVTDDIEDTRDRQVSEHVLRMHRYRQPGTEEGAPVRENAGQALGVAINNQADTQRPTDVYEKFDAMLHAGVTLTTGRGANKKPEVLSIPFMKKYIQYAKTRIRPVLTQAASDRISDIYVGLRNDEMEGNQRRTSPLTVRTLETLIRLATAHAKSRLSNRVDERDALAAEAILRFALFKEVVEDESRKKRRKTQTTEFASSSEESSSDDDGDDGNFKKTTTRTPVPRSSRSTRGVARPRRAAAGASSANEDAPESDADTPAEPDVVEDAGEDIYEATPRRSRRRGDGTAPSSAAPQTQTSFASSMPASQLPSQSQDTGEDDDELASGAAGLAIVDEPISPQRLTVFRSALGQLLNSALFDDDSANVNAVLEAVNTKLQSRSGSAFSKEEAVKALKKMDEANQIMYTDGELVYKI from the exons GTTCCTCGATCCCC AAAATGACTCTCAAGGACGCAGTTACAGATCAGCCATCATCTTGATGTTGCAAAAGCAGCAGAGAAGACTGGTCGTCAACCTCGACCAACTACGTGCCCATAATGCCGAGCTTGCCTCCGGAATTCTTCAAGACCCATTCGACTATAGTCTTGCCTTCAATCATGCCCTGAAACAAATCGTCAAAACACTGCCCCAGTCCGGCGATGCGGAAAAGTTGAACGAGATCTCCTACTACTGCGCATGGGCTGGTAGCTTTGGCATGAATGCCTGCAACCCTCGCACGCTATCCTCTCAGCACCTAAACAGCATGGTGTCCCTCGAAGGCATCGTGACGAGATGCTCGCTGATCCGACCCAAGGTTGTCAAGAGTGTGCATTACAATGAGAATAAGGATGTTTTTCACTTCAGGGAGTACCAAGACCAGACCATGACCAACGGAGTCACCACATCGAGCGCCTACCCGCAGGAGGACGACGAAGGCAACCCGCTTACTACCGAGTACGGCTTCAGCACGTATAGAGATCACCAGACCGTTTCTATTCAGGAGATGCCCGAGCGTGCCCCGGCCGGTCAGCTGCCCCGTGGCGTGGATGTGATTCTCGACGACGACCTCGTCGATAAGGTCAAGCCTGGCGACCGCGTGCAACTCGTCGGTATCTACAGAACCCTCGGAAACAGAAACACAAATCATAACAGCGCCTTGTTCAAGACTGTCATCATCGCCAACCACATTCTTCTCCTGTCATCGAAATCGGGCGGTGGTGTCGCCACTGCCACCATAACCGACACGGATATTCGAAACATCAACAAAGTAGCAAAGAAGAAGAATCTTCTCGACCTTCTTTCCCAGTCACTCGCGCCCAGTATTTATGGCCACGCATACATCAAGAAGGCAATTCTTCTGATGCTGCTCGGTGGCATGGAGAAGAACTTGGAGAATGGCACCCATTTGAGAGGTGACATCAATATCCTTATGGTGGGAGATCCCTCTACAGCCAAGTCCCAGCTCCTTCGATTCGTGCTCAACACGGCGCCACTAGCAATTGCTACCACCGGTCGAGGTTCATCGGGTGTCGGTCTGACAGCCGCAGTGACTTCGGACAAGGAGACGGGTGAACGGAGACTAGAAGCCGGAGCTATGGTCATGGCTGATCGTGGCGTGGTATGCATTGACGAGTTCGACAAAATGTCCGACATTGACCGTGTTGCAATTCACGAAGTCATGGAACAGCAAACCGTCACGATTGCCAAGGCTGGAATCCACACTTCGCTCAACGCCAGGTGCAGCGTTGTTGCAGCTGCTAACCCCATTTTTGGCCAATACGACACCCATAAGGACCCTCACAAGAACATCGCCCTACCAGACTCCCTCCTGTCTCGTTTCGATCTGTTATTCGTCGTTACCGATGATATCGAGGATACCCGGGACCGGCAGGTGTCGGAGCACGTTCTGCGCATGCACCGTTACCGTCAACCCGGGACAGAAGAGGGTGCGCCGGTGCGTGAGAACGCCGGCCAAGCCCTCGGCGTTGCCATCAATAATCAAGCCGATACCCAACGCCCGACCGATGTGTACGAGAAGTTCGATGCGATGCTACACGCTGGTGTCACTCTTACCACTGGACGCGGCGCGAACAAAAAGCCTGAGGTGCTCAGCATTCCTTTCATGAAGAAATACATCCAATATGCCAAGACCAGAATTCGGCCTGTCTTGACTCAGGCCGCATCGGATCGCATTTCTGACATTTATGTTGGCCTCAGAAACGATGAAATGGAGGGTAACCAGCGCAGAACCAGTCCTCTGACCGTCCGTACTTTGGAAACTCTGATTCGTTTGGCAACCGCCCACGCCAAGTCCCGACTATCTAATCGAGTAGACGAGCGCGATGCCCTTGCGGCCGAAGCAATTCTCCGTTTTGCTCTGTTCAAGGAGGTGGTCGAGGACGAGTCGAGAAAGAAACGTAGGAAAACCCAGACTACCGAGTTTGCGTCATCAAGCGAGGAAAGCTCATCCGATGATGATGGCGATGATGGAAACTTCAAGAAGACGACAACACGGACACCCGTCCCGAGATCCTCGCGATCGACACGAGGCGTGGCCCGGCCTCGGCGAGCCGCTGCTGGTGCCAGCAGCGCCAACGAAGATGCCCCTGAAAGCGACGCGGATACCCCTGCTGAGCCTGATGTAGTGGAAGACGCAGGAGAGGATATCTACGAGGCGACGCCACGGAGATCCCGTCGCCGCGGTGATGGCACGGCCCCTTCAAGTGCGGCACCCCAAACGCAAACATCGTTTGCTTCATCCATGCCCGCTTCTCAGCTGCCTTCTCAATCGCAAGACACTGGCGAGGATGACGACGAGCTGGCATCGGGAGCAGCTGGCCTCGCCATTGTTGACGAGCCCATCAGTCCCCAGCGGCTGACTGTCTTCAGAAGCGCCCTTGGCCAGCTACTCAACTCGGCCCTGTTCGACGACGACTCTGCCAATGTCAATGCTGTTCTTGAAGCCGTGAACACTAAGTTGCAGTCACGTAGCGGTAGTGCCTTCAGCAAGGAGGAGGCCGTCAAAGCTCTTAAGAAAATGGATGAAGCCAACCAGATTAT GTACACCGATGGAGAGCTTGTCTACAAGATTTAA